One Planctomicrobium piriforme DNA segment encodes these proteins:
- a CDS encoding sulfatase-like hydrolase/transferase, with amino-acid sequence MRFLFVLALIVTPAIVLANDRPNILWLTTEDIGPELGCYGDKYADTPNLDAFAKRSTLYLNAWSNAPVCAPARTTIISGMYASSLGAEHMRSLVKLPPDVKLYPTLMREAGYYCINPGKEDFNIETNGSIWDKVNKKEPLWPALQQHQPFMAVFNYDGTHESYLHKRPHEWKHDPALAPIPPYHPDAPQVREDWAQYYDNITGMDAWFAEQLKQLADAGLADDTIVFFYGDHGSGMPRHKRSLHSSGLRVPLIVHVPEKFRGLLPVDAPREGETGRLVGFVDLAPTVLSLANVQSPATMQGVPFLGQFAASPPQHLFGFRGRMGERTDFSRSARNARFAYIRNYMPNRPEGAHVAYMFETPTTQVWKQMYDAGQLNAAQSAFWQPKPPEELYDLQTDPHELHNLAADPQYAAVLQELRQALHQHLLTVRDPGFLPEDELHSRAPDLSPYELAHDPDKYPLAEILQMADAASLLSPDALDELNKGLADKDSAVRYWAVLGLSMRGAEAVTQAREQLASLLQSDPSPSVRTVVAEALGQYGSPEELQAALAWLLKASNGEQYGPYVSRQALEAIDALGDKARPIAEQLQMLPRTGPWETPRNPGQTTQLLKVILGRFNLPL; translated from the coding sequence ATGCGATTTCTGTTTGTCCTGGCCTTAATCGTCACGCCTGCGATTGTGCTGGCGAACGACCGTCCCAACATTCTCTGGCTCACCACGGAAGACATCGGGCCAGAACTCGGGTGTTATGGCGACAAGTACGCCGACACCCCCAATCTCGATGCCTTCGCCAAACGCAGCACTTTGTATCTCAACGCCTGGTCCAATGCCCCGGTCTGCGCTCCGGCCCGCACGACGATTATCTCCGGCATGTACGCGTCGAGCCTCGGCGCGGAACACATGCGGAGCCTCGTGAAGCTGCCGCCGGACGTCAAACTCTACCCCACCTTGATGCGCGAGGCAGGCTACTACTGCATCAACCCCGGCAAGGAAGACTTCAACATCGAGACTAACGGCTCGATCTGGGACAAGGTCAACAAAAAAGAACCGTTATGGCCGGCACTGCAGCAGCATCAGCCCTTCATGGCGGTGTTCAACTACGACGGAACGCACGAGAGCTACCTTCACAAACGCCCGCATGAGTGGAAGCACGACCCCGCCCTCGCGCCGATTCCCCCTTACCATCCCGACGCACCGCAGGTCCGCGAAGACTGGGCACAGTATTACGACAACATCACCGGCATGGACGCCTGGTTCGCCGAACAACTCAAGCAACTCGCCGACGCCGGACTCGCTGACGACACCATCGTCTTCTTCTACGGCGATCACGGCTCAGGCATGCCGCGTCACAAACGCTCGCTACACAGTTCCGGCCTCCGTGTGCCGCTCATCGTGCATGTGCCCGAAAAGTTTCGCGGGCTGCTCCCTGTCGATGCTCCGCGAGAAGGGGAAACCGGTCGTCTCGTCGGCTTCGTCGATCTCGCTCCCACGGTCCTCAGTCTGGCCAACGTTCAATCGCCTGCGACGATGCAGGGAGTTCCTTTCCTCGGGCAATTCGCTGCTTCGCCTCCCCAGCACCTGTTCGGATTTCGCGGACGGATGGGCGAGCGGACGGATTTCTCCCGTTCTGCCCGAAATGCACGTTTCGCTTACATCCGCAACTACATGCCGAACCGGCCTGAAGGGGCTCACGTCGCCTACATGTTCGAGACCCCGACCACTCAGGTCTGGAAGCAAATGTACGACGCCGGTCAGCTCAATGCCGCGCAGTCCGCCTTCTGGCAGCCAAAGCCGCCTGAAGAACTCTACGACCTGCAAACAGATCCTCATGAACTGCACAACCTCGCCGCCGATCCTCAATACGCGGCGGTTCTTCAGGAATTGCGACAGGCACTTCATCAACATCTCCTCACAGTCCGCGATCCCGGCTTTCTGCCTGAGGACGAACTTCATAGCCGCGCGCCTGACCTGAGTCCGTACGAGCTGGCGCATGACCCCGACAAATATCCGTTAGCTGAAATCTTGCAGATGGCCGACGCGGCCTCGCTCCTCTCGCCTGATGCCCTCGACGAACTGAACAAAGGGCTGGCCGACAAAGACAGCGCTGTCCGCTATTGGGCGGTGCTGGGCCTTTCGATGCGCGGAGCAGAAGCGGTCACTCAAGCCCGCGAACAACTCGCCAGCTTGCTGCAATCAGATCCGTCTCCAAGCGTTCGGACCGTAGTCGCGGAAGCACTGGGACAATACGGGTCACCCGAGGAATTGCAGGCGGCCCTCGCATGGCTCCTCAAAGCGTCCAACGGCGAACAGTACGGCCCTTACGTTTCTCGTCAGGCGCTCGAAGCGATCGACGCCCTCGGCGACAAGGCGCGGCCGATTGCGGAACAGTTGCAGATGCTCCCCCGCACTGGTCCCTGGGAGACGCCTCGAAACCCCGGCCAGACCACGCAACTCCTGAAGGTCATCCTCGGGCGATTCAACTTGCCGCTGTAA
- a CDS encoding pseudouridine synthase, whose protein sequence is MSDSPHDPLPTPTKPMRLQRFLAQCGLGSRRDCEELITAGRVTVDGKVVDQLGATVEPYQQNVMLDGERLKVERKKYFLLNKPSGYLCTADDPEGRRVVLDLFPQEGPRLFTVGRLDENTTGLLIVTNDGDLAQKLAHPRYRIFRTYRAQIAGQPKSEVFEQLRQGLFFTEGKFRVHSVKPLRKQKDSTWVEIIMTEGQNREIRRLFARVGHKIMKLERTGYGPLRLGKLNHGEYRELTRDELAGLHAVLQRNKSEEGQAPPPSRASRASSGERLGTRPAGRVDRPRPARNDDRGQRSRSGDGERPARGARPERGDRPGRSPRSETGQRFERGERPAGGPRPERGQRPTQGERPARGTRPERGSRPEQGQRFERGERSEGGARPEREQRPVRGARPPERGQRPGQGERPARRDVQGAAGSEPPKRPGRRPRPDQGRARKPASASRSPRPPASGPKKARRPPRSRD, encoded by the coding sequence ATGAGTGACAGCCCCCACGATCCCCTGCCGACGCCGACCAAACCGATGCGGCTGCAACGCTTTCTGGCACAATGCGGGCTCGGCTCCCGCCGCGACTGCGAAGAACTGATTACCGCCGGCCGGGTGACCGTCGACGGCAAGGTCGTCGATCAATTGGGGGCCACCGTCGAGCCCTATCAGCAGAACGTGATGCTCGACGGCGAACGGCTGAAGGTCGAACGCAAGAAATATTTTCTGCTCAACAAGCCCTCAGGCTACCTTTGCACCGCCGACGACCCGGAAGGGCGGCGGGTGGTTCTGGACTTGTTCCCGCAGGAAGGGCCGCGGTTGTTCACCGTGGGCCGGCTCGACGAAAACACCACCGGCTTGCTCATCGTCACCAACGACGGCGACCTGGCCCAGAAGCTGGCCCATCCCCGCTACCGCATCTTCCGCACCTACCGCGCTCAAATTGCCGGCCAGCCCAAGTCGGAGGTCTTCGAACAACTGCGGCAGGGGCTCTTCTTCACGGAAGGCAAATTCCGCGTTCACAGCGTCAAGCCCCTGCGGAAGCAGAAGGACAGCACCTGGGTCGAAATCATCATGACCGAAGGGCAGAATCGCGAAATTCGCCGTCTGTTCGCCCGCGTCGGCCACAAGATCATGAAGCTCGAACGGACCGGCTACGGGCCGCTCCGCCTGGGCAAACTCAATCACGGCGAATACCGCGAATTAACCCGCGATGAACTTGCCGGCCTGCATGCCGTGCTGCAGCGCAACAAGTCGGAAGAAGGCCAGGCACCGCCGCCGTCTCGTGCGTCCCGCGCTAGCAGCGGCGAGCGACTTGGGACCCGCCCTGCCGGACGCGTCGATCGTCCCCGTCCAGCCCGTAACGACGACCGCGGCCAACGCTCCCGCAGTGGCGACGGCGAACGACCTGCTCGCGGCGCGCGGCCGGAACGCGGCGACCGACCCGGTCGAAGTCCACGGTCTGAAACGGGACAACGGTTCGAACGAGGAGAGCGCCCCGCTGGCGGCCCACGTCCGGAACGCGGCCAGCGGCCAACTCAAGGAGAACGCCCTGCTCGTGGAACCCGCCCCGAGCGAGGTTCTCGCCCGGAACAGGGACAGCGTTTTGAGCGAGGAGAACGATCGGAGGGGGGCGCACGGCCCGAACGCGAGCAACGTCCCGTTCGCGGCGCTCGTCCCCCGGAACGCGGTCAGCGACCAGGGCAGGGAGAACGTCCTGCCCGTCGCGACGTGCAAGGGGCAGCGGGATCAGAGCCGCCGAAAAGGCCAGGACGACGTCCCCGTCCCGACCAGGGACGTGCGCGGAAGCCGGCATCCGCATCCCGCAGCCCTCGACCGCCGGCTTCTGGCCCGAAAAAAGCCCGCCGCCCGCCGCGAAGTCGCGACTGA
- a CDS encoding glycoside hydrolase family 26 protein — MRQWALSALLFLVLAGYGKLAFAAEPHFGVYRWPNGTGNVDAFGRWLGRDDIWGEDFIGSESWSNVGWPIWWLEEWSKWVHAQPGRKFIFAVPMLPGPLDLSGPKEGNVAVGVPVSLKLGANGDYNINFQQLAENLVAHKLADHTILRPGWEFNGNWYAWQAAGKEKEFIEYWRQIVKTMRAVPGAEKLQFCWNPTLGLQQFPAELAWPGDEYVDLVGIDVYDECWKQNTYPWPANATPAEILARQKQIWKEEINEGDHGLVFWSKFAKEHHKPLAICEWGLKDREGGHGGKDNPYFVQQMHRFINDPANNVELHCYFDVDAEFSNGHHQLSPGETGKHQTAFPNAAAEFKKLFGRQPTTVK; from the coding sequence ATGCGCCAATGGGCTCTCTCTGCATTGTTGTTTCTCGTGCTGGCCGGTTATGGCAAGCTCGCTTTTGCCGCCGAGCCGCACTTCGGGGTCTACCGCTGGCCGAACGGCACCGGCAACGTCGATGCCTTCGGGCGTTGGCTCGGTCGCGATGACATCTGGGGTGAAGACTTCATCGGTTCCGAATCCTGGAGCAACGTGGGCTGGCCCATCTGGTGGCTGGAAGAGTGGTCGAAATGGGTGCATGCCCAGCCTGGCCGCAAGTTCATTTTCGCGGTGCCCATGCTCCCCGGCCCGCTCGACCTCAGCGGCCCGAAAGAAGGCAACGTGGCCGTCGGCGTCCCCGTCTCTTTGAAGCTCGGCGCCAACGGCGACTACAACATCAACTTCCAGCAACTGGCCGAAAACCTCGTCGCCCATAAACTCGCCGACCACACGATTCTGCGACCCGGCTGGGAATTCAACGGCAACTGGTACGCCTGGCAGGCAGCCGGCAAGGAAAAGGAATTCATCGAATACTGGCGGCAGATCGTGAAAACCATGCGCGCTGTGCCGGGAGCCGAGAAGCTGCAATTCTGCTGGAACCCCACACTGGGCTTGCAGCAGTTCCCTGCAGAGCTTGCCTGGCCTGGTGACGAATACGTCGATCTGGTCGGCATCGACGTCTATGACGAATGCTGGAAGCAGAACACCTATCCCTGGCCGGCCAACGCCACGCCTGCCGAGATCCTCGCCCGCCAGAAACAGATCTGGAAGGAAGAAATCAACGAGGGGGATCACGGGCTCGTCTTCTGGAGCAAGTTCGCCAAAGAACATCACAAGCCCCTGGCCATCTGCGAATGGGGCCTGAAAGACCGCGAAGGAGGGCACGGCGGCAAGGACAATCCTTATTTCGTGCAGCAGATGCACCGCTTCATCAACGACCCGGCCAACAACGTCGAGCTGCACTGCTACTTCGATGTCGATGCCGAATTCTCCAACGGCCATCATCAGCTCTCGCCGGGCGAGACCGGCAAGCACCAGACCGCCTTTCCAAACGCCGCCGCCGAATTCAAAAAACTCTTCGGCCGCCAGCCGACAACCGTGAAGTAA
- a CDS encoding DEAD/DEAH box helicase, whose protein sequence is MLDLFHPVIQDWFRSRFQGPTEPQSAGWPHIARGDHTLIAAPTGSGKTLTAFLAVIDRLFRESVEGRLRDELQVVYISPLRALSNDMQRNLSGPLLEIQAVAVEQGINCSRLRTGLRTGDTTASQRAALVKRPPHLLVTTPESLYLLLTSEKGRAMLRSVNTVIVDEIHALVRDKRGSHLAVSLERLAALTASPLQRIGLSATQKPIERMADFLIGSPNDEAASSQRSTLNPQRPACQIVDVGHRRPLDLAIEVPPSDLQAACSHDQWAEINARIVELINGHRSTLIFVNTRRLAERLTHQLTQLLGENAVGSHHGSLSKEMRLDTEQKLKDGELKAVVATSSLELGIDVGYIDLVLQIGSPRAIAAFLQRIGRSGHALGLTPKGRLFALTRDELVECMALIRAVRQGRLDVTPIPIAPLDILSQQIVAETALEDWDAEELYATFRRAWPYRELTRERFEHTLTILSSGLTEHGGRGQSMIYYDRINGRVKGRRAARLLALSNGGAIAEVDSVRVVLEDESTVVGTVDEEFAVESSAGDIFLLGNSSWRIHRLRGNDLLVGDAQGAPPTIPFWRGEAPGRTIELSEEVSLLRQEMERRLIEVEQKFSGDEAAESDQSVDEQRPSRWKSLAEWLLVETSCSDAAAWQIVIYMAAQRAAIGLLPTQQRIVFERFFDESGGMQMVVHAPFGGRINRGWGLAFRKRFCRSFDFELQASADDDGFLLSLGPQHSFPIETLFPMMRTDNARNLLEQALLVAPMFHFRWRANVTRSLFVSRMRNGKKVPPALQRFRSEDLLTAVFPKLTGCQENIVGDHEIPDHPLVQQTMEDCLFEALDIEGLIEVLGRIEAGEITLVGRDTREPSPFAYELLNANPYAFLDGGEVQERRARAVATRRSLSVESLQDLGRLDPVAIERVVAEAQPEVRDADELHDLLVSRLLVPVSEGPVEGNAARHGLQLQSDHYCEFFESLVAEGRAAEIEYSPGKLGWAAVECWPAVATLFPEAANACRITVPVTLQREWQATDALMALLRGWVETSGPVTAVELADLLGMPVSRVFASLEAIEGEGLVLRGRFASTAHVDSNAPEIEWCHRRLLARIHRRTMTGLRQEIEAVEPAVYIEFLARHQGVLPGYRKSGADGVHEVISQLQGMDLAAGAWEQGVLPARVESYRAGWLDELCLSGDVGWGRLEPRRGRIAAKGVQGTDEPAEKCTGRPMASMTRSIPVSLFLRDDSVWLTHRSDPKLISELSESACEVGEKLKAQGALFSADLCQQLKLLPSQLDDLLGELVAAGCLTSDGFSGLRQLIGSETSTATPGLPSRYRRVRQQKAALGRWTLLNVPGNTESDIVEEWAWQLIRRWGVVFRDLLQREPLAPAWWELLRVYRKLEARGELRGGRFIRGVGGEQFATSDAVRELRAVRQCEGDGDICVISGADPLNLTGVVGPGKRLPALAAHQLAYRRGVVVAWKKGDESWISPALRPEDQQRLAMQWGIVGNTIRVERPPVSLPEVPQLVSEQQPPAAAVRRKRKPPVRSGLPKPFPF, encoded by the coding sequence GTGCTGGATCTGTTTCACCCGGTCATTCAGGACTGGTTTCGTTCGCGGTTTCAGGGGCCGACGGAACCGCAGTCGGCTGGGTGGCCGCATATTGCCCGGGGAGATCACACGCTGATCGCCGCCCCGACCGGCAGCGGGAAGACCCTGACGGCGTTTCTGGCCGTGATCGACCGACTGTTTCGCGAGTCGGTCGAAGGTCGCCTGCGGGACGAATTGCAGGTGGTGTACATCTCGCCGCTGCGGGCGTTGTCGAACGATATGCAACGGAACCTGTCAGGGCCGTTGCTGGAGATTCAGGCGGTCGCCGTCGAGCAGGGAATCAATTGCTCTCGGTTGCGGACCGGGCTGCGGACCGGCGACACCACGGCCTCGCAACGGGCGGCGCTGGTGAAGCGACCGCCGCATCTGCTGGTGACGACGCCGGAGTCGCTGTACCTGTTGCTGACGTCCGAAAAAGGAAGGGCCATGCTGCGGTCGGTGAACACCGTGATCGTGGACGAAATTCATGCCCTTGTTCGTGATAAAAGAGGCTCGCACCTCGCTGTCTCGCTCGAACGCCTCGCCGCGTTAACCGCATCCCCCCTGCAGCGCATCGGCCTTTCAGCCACGCAAAAACCCATCGAACGCATGGCCGATTTTCTAATCGGATCTCCCAACGATGAGGCGGCCTCTTCTCAACGCTCAACCCTCAACCCTCAACGCCCCGCCTGCCAAATCGTCGACGTCGGCCATCGTCGACCATTGGACCTCGCTATCGAAGTCCCCCCAAGTGACCTGCAGGCGGCGTGTTCGCACGATCAATGGGCGGAAATCAATGCTCGGATTGTGGAACTGATCAACGGTCACCGCAGCACGTTGATCTTCGTGAACACGCGACGGCTGGCGGAGCGGCTGACGCACCAGTTGACGCAACTACTCGGAGAAAACGCGGTCGGCAGCCATCACGGATCGCTGTCGAAAGAGATGCGGCTCGACACTGAGCAGAAGCTCAAAGACGGCGAACTCAAGGCGGTGGTCGCGACATCGTCGCTCGAATTGGGGATCGACGTCGGATATATCGACCTGGTGCTGCAGATCGGTTCGCCGCGTGCGATTGCCGCATTCCTGCAGCGGATCGGCCGGTCGGGACATGCACTGGGACTGACGCCGAAGGGGCGGTTGTTTGCGCTCACGCGGGATGAACTGGTGGAGTGCATGGCGCTGATTCGCGCCGTGCGGCAGGGGCGGCTCGATGTGACCCCGATTCCGATTGCTCCGCTGGATATCCTGTCGCAGCAGATCGTCGCGGAGACGGCACTCGAAGACTGGGATGCCGAAGAGCTGTATGCGACGTTCCGTCGGGCGTGGCCCTATCGTGAACTGACGCGGGAACGGTTTGAGCACACGTTGACGATTCTCTCCAGCGGCCTGACAGAACATGGGGGACGCGGACAGTCGATGATCTACTACGACCGGATTAACGGTCGCGTCAAAGGACGTCGTGCCGCACGCCTGCTGGCGCTCAGCAACGGCGGGGCGATTGCCGAGGTCGACAGCGTACGGGTGGTTCTGGAGGATGAAAGCACCGTCGTGGGGACGGTGGATGAAGAGTTCGCCGTCGAGAGCAGTGCGGGGGATATTTTCCTGCTTGGGAATTCATCGTGGCGAATTCATCGGCTGCGGGGGAATGACCTGCTGGTGGGAGACGCTCAGGGGGCGCCGCCAACCATTCCCTTCTGGCGGGGCGAGGCCCCTGGTCGGACGATTGAGCTGTCAGAAGAAGTCTCCCTGCTGCGACAGGAGATGGAACGACGACTCATCGAAGTCGAACAAAAATTCAGCGGAGACGAGGCTGCTGAGAGTGATCAGAGCGTCGATGAACAACGTCCGTCCCGTTGGAAGAGCCTAGCGGAATGGTTGCTGGTCGAGACGAGTTGTTCAGACGCGGCGGCTTGGCAAATTGTGATCTACATGGCGGCCCAACGGGCGGCGATTGGTCTTTTGCCCACCCAACAGCGGATTGTGTTCGAACGCTTCTTCGACGAATCAGGCGGCATGCAGATGGTGGTGCATGCGCCGTTTGGAGGACGCATCAATCGCGGATGGGGACTGGCGTTCCGCAAGCGGTTCTGCCGGTCGTTCGATTTCGAACTGCAGGCGAGTGCCGACGACGATGGTTTTCTGCTCTCGCTCGGGCCGCAGCACAGCTTCCCGATTGAAACCCTGTTCCCGATGATGCGGACGGACAATGCCCGAAATCTGCTGGAGCAGGCGCTCTTGGTCGCGCCGATGTTCCACTTCCGCTGGCGGGCAAATGTGACGCGATCGCTGTTTGTCTCGCGCATGCGGAACGGCAAGAAGGTGCCGCCTGCGCTGCAGCGGTTCCGTTCCGAAGACCTGTTGACGGCGGTGTTCCCCAAGCTCACAGGCTGTCAGGAGAACATCGTTGGGGACCATGAGATTCCAGATCATCCGCTTGTCCAGCAGACGATGGAAGACTGCCTGTTCGAGGCGCTGGATATCGAAGGTCTCATCGAAGTTTTGGGACGGATCGAAGCAGGCGAGATCACTCTCGTCGGACGCGATACCAGAGAGCCGTCGCCGTTTGCGTACGAGTTGCTGAATGCGAATCCGTATGCGTTTCTGGATGGAGGGGAAGTCCAGGAACGGCGAGCGCGGGCGGTGGCCACGCGACGGTCGCTATCGGTCGAAAGCCTGCAGGATCTGGGGCGGCTCGATCCCGTTGCCATCGAACGAGTGGTGGCGGAAGCACAGCCGGAAGTGCGTGATGCCGACGAGTTGCACGATTTGCTGGTCAGCCGGCTGCTGGTACCTGTGAGCGAAGGCCCGGTTGAAGGCAACGCAGCACGACACGGATTGCAGTTGCAGTCAGACCACTATTGCGAGTTTTTTGAATCGCTTGTGGCCGAAGGCCGCGCTGCGGAGATTGAGTATTCGCCCGGCAAACTCGGCTGGGCGGCGGTCGAGTGCTGGCCGGCCGTGGCAACGTTGTTTCCCGAGGCGGCCAATGCTTGCCGGATCACTGTCCCTGTGACCCTGCAACGGGAATGGCAGGCGACGGATGCCCTGATGGCGCTGCTGCGGGGCTGGGTCGAGACGAGCGGACCAGTCACCGCTGTGGAGTTGGCGGATTTGCTGGGGATGCCTGTTTCACGGGTCTTCGCTTCGCTCGAGGCGATTGAAGGGGAAGGGCTGGTGCTGCGGGGACGGTTCGCATCGACCGCCCATGTCGACAGCAACGCGCCTGAAATCGAATGGTGCCATCGCCGGCTGCTGGCCCGTATTCATCGCCGTACGATGACCGGGTTGCGGCAGGAAATCGAAGCAGTCGAGCCGGCGGTTTACATTGAGTTTTTGGCGCGACATCAGGGGGTGCTGCCGGGGTATCGCAAGAGTGGCGCCGACGGCGTGCATGAAGTCATCTCGCAACTGCAGGGAATGGATCTGGCGGCTGGCGCCTGGGAACAAGGCGTGCTGCCGGCCCGGGTCGAGAGTTATCGCGCCGGCTGGCTGGACGAACTCTGCCTGTCGGGCGATGTCGGCTGGGGCCGGCTGGAACCGCGCCGTGGGCGGATCGCTGCCAAAGGAGTTCAGGGAACTGACGAGCCGGCGGAAAAGTGCACAGGTCGGCCGATGGCGTCGATGACCAGATCGATTCCGGTCTCGCTGTTTCTACGGGACGATTCCGTCTGGCTGACGCATCGATCGGACCCCAAACTGATCAGCGAATTGTCGGAGTCCGCCTGCGAGGTCGGAGAAAAGCTCAAAGCGCAAGGGGCTTTGTTCTCGGCCGATCTTTGTCAGCAACTCAAGCTGTTGCCTTCTCAGTTGGACGACCTGTTGGGCGAACTGGTCGCGGCGGGCTGCTTAACGTCCGATGGCTTTTCCGGATTGCGGCAACTAATTGGCAGCGAAACCTCGACCGCGACGCCGGGCCTGCCGAGCCGCTATCGTCGGGTGCGACAGCAGAAAGCCGCCCTGGGACGCTGGACCTTGTTGAATGTGCCGGGCAACACGGAAAGCGACATCGTCGAGGAATGGGCCTGGCAACTGATTCGACGCTGGGGAGTCGTCTTCCGCGATCTGCTGCAGCGCGAACCACTGGCGCCGGCCTGGTGGGAATTGCTGCGGGTCTATCGAAAACTCGAAGCGCGGGGCGAGCTGCGGGGGGGACGCTTTATTCGCGGCGTCGGCGGCGAACAGTTCGCCACAAGCGATGCCGTGCGCGAGCTGCGGGCGGTGCGGCAATGTGAAGGAGACGGCGACATCTGCGTTATCTCCGGGGCCGATCCGCTCAACCTGACCGGCGTGGTCGGGCCGGGAAAACGGCTCCCTGCTCTGGCGGCGCATCAGTTGGCTTACCGCCGCGGCGTAGTGGTCGCCTGGAAGAAGGGGGACGAAAGCTGGATCTCACCGGCTCTTCGTCCGGAAGACCAGCAGCGTCTCGCGATGCAGTGGGGAATTGTCGGGAATACGATTCGGGTCGAACGCCCGCCGGTGAGTTTGCCGGAAGTCCCTCAGTTGGTGAGCGAGCAGCAGCCACCTGCTGCCGCCGTGCGTCGCAAGCGCAAGCCGCCCGTGCGCAGCGGACTTCCAAAACCTTTTCCGTTTTGA
- a CDS encoding tetratricopeptide repeat protein → MVSLEFAVVSAVSTLRSQGLCASALELAFLSLQDDGDQGRLWELAGLLHADLGDFDAARQALETASSLVPLEPEGRFTLAKCYAANGQADLAREMYWSLLEWNETPQDLLLKIASHFDCLGRPDLSVHACRKASLRDQQVARPFYEMAYYMRRCHYPPHLIESMARHAVRLDPDFQLYRVGLAVFLHSIDRNHDAYDVICDLTPRQLKSVTCACCLDQLRAVCEHCGDLPRAAACRARLLHIRQQQTQAS, encoded by the coding sequence ATGGTCTCGCTGGAATTTGCCGTCGTCTCCGCTGTCTCGACTCTTCGCTCGCAAGGTCTGTGCGCTTCGGCCCTCGAACTCGCTTTTCTCTCTCTGCAGGATGACGGCGACCAGGGACGGCTCTGGGAACTGGCCGGCCTGCTGCACGCCGACCTGGGTGATTTTGACGCCGCCCGTCAGGCCCTCGAAACCGCCAGCTCGCTCGTGCCGCTCGAACCGGAAGGCCGTTTCACGCTTGCCAAATGTTATGCGGCAAATGGCCAGGCAGACCTTGCCCGAGAGATGTACTGGTCGCTGCTGGAATGGAACGAAACCCCGCAGGATCTATTACTGAAAATCGCCTCGCATTTCGACTGTCTGGGCCGGCCGGATCTGTCAGTCCACGCCTGCCGCAAGGCGTCACTGCGGGACCAACAGGTAGCCCGACCGTTCTATGAGATGGCCTATTACATGCGGCGCTGCCATTACCCGCCGCATCTCATCGAAAGCATGGCGCGACATGCCGTGCGACTCGACCCCGATTTTCAGCTCTACCGAGTCGGACTCGCGGTCTTCCTGCACTCGATCGACCGCAATCACGACGCCTACGACGTCATCTGCGACCTGACGCCCCGGCAGTTGAAAAGCGTGACGTGCGCCTGCTGCCTGGACCAGCTTCGCGCCGTGTGCGAACACTGCGGCGACCTCCCCCGCGCCGCCGCCTGCCGCGCCCGCCTGTTGCACATTCGCCAGCAACAAACACAGGCGTCATGA
- a CDS encoding alpha/beta fold hydrolase, with the protein MPVLPASLQQEYPFQSQAIELDGLRYAYVDEGSGPVVLFVHGNPTWSFAWRKLIQGLTPDYRCLAVDHIGMGLSDKPADYAYRIGQHIDNLCRFIETLDLRDITLVGHDWGGCIGMGAAAKLPDRFRRFVMMNTAAFRSQRIPLRIAVCRTPILGPMGVRGLNLFSRAALTMAVAHHDRMTPAVQQGYLFPYDSWAHRIAVQRFVEEIPLRPSHPSYQTLVDVENGLAQFKHHPWQFFWGEQDWCFTTAFLDEWQQRFPNAKTTRFLDAGHYVFEDAHERIVPELRGFLQST; encoded by the coding sequence ATGCCCGTTCTCCCTGCCTCGCTCCAGCAGGAATATCCGTTCCAATCGCAGGCAATCGAACTCGACGGGCTGCGTTACGCCTACGTCGACGAAGGTTCCGGTCCCGTCGTCCTGTTCGTGCATGGCAATCCCACCTGGAGCTTCGCATGGCGAAAGCTGATTCAGGGCCTGACTCCGGATTATCGCTGCCTGGCGGTCGACCACATTGGCATGGGCCTGTCCGACAAACCGGCCGACTACGCCTACCGCATCGGACAGCACATCGACAATCTGTGCCGCTTCATCGAAACACTCGACCTCCGCGACATCACGCTGGTCGGACACGACTGGGGGGGCTGCATCGGCATGGGCGCGGCAGCAAAACTGCCTGACCGGTTCCGACGGTTCGTGATGATGAACACCGCCGCCTTCCGTTCGCAGCGCATTCCCCTGCGAATCGCCGTCTGCCGAACTCCGATTCTCGGCCCAATGGGAGTCCGCGGTCTCAATCTGTTTTCACGCGCTGCGCTGACGATGGCGGTTGCCCATCACGACCGCATGACGCCTGCCGTGCAGCAGGGCTATCTCTTCCCCTACGACTCCTGGGCGCACCGCATTGCTGTGCAGCGCTTCGTGGAAGAGATCCCTTTGCGCCCAAGTCATCCGAGTTACCAGACTCTCGTTGACGTCGAAAATGGTCTGGCCCAGTTCAAGCATCATCCCTGGCAGTTCTTCTGGGGGGAGCAGGACTGGTGCTTTACGACCGCGTTTCTCGACGAATGGCAGCAACGCTTCCCGAATGCGAAAACCACGCGATTCCTCGACGCCGGGCATTACGTCTTCGAAGATGCCCACGAACGGATCGTGCCTGAGCTCCGCGGGTTTCTGCAAAGCACCTGA